From Camelina sativa cultivar DH55 chromosome 7, Cs, whole genome shotgun sequence, one genomic window encodes:
- the LOC104701795 gene encoding uncharacterized protein LOC104701795: MAGLGLGLRLKAAKWTLRSGAAAVSREMGKGVRRFSSEVENDVPTSGISRPLAEILKELNKKVPDSVIRTRVEDGYSMKYIPWHIVNRIMNMHAPEWSGGVRSITYSPDGKNVTVAYRVTLYGTDAEIFRESTGTTPVDDKGYGDAVQKAEAMAFRRACARFGLGLHLYHEDVL, translated from the exons ATGgcggggttagggttagggctACGGTTGAAGGCGGCGAAATGGACGTTGAGGAGCGGAGCAGCTGCTGTATCGAGGGAAATGGGAAAGGGTGTTCGTAGATTCTCTTCTGAAGTTGAAAACGATGTTCCAACTTCAGGAATCAGTAGACCACTCGCTGAGATTCTCAAGGAGCTTAACAAAAAGGTTCCAGATTCAGTCATCCGAACCAGAGTTGAAGATGGGTACTCCATGAAATACATCCCCTG GCACATTGTTAATAGGATCATGAATATGCATGCTCCAG AATGGTCAGGAGGAGTTCGAAGTATCACTTACTCTCCTGATGGGAAAAATGTTACTGTGGCTTATCGTGTGACTCTCTACGGCACTGATGCTGAG ATATTTAGGGAATCAACAGGTACCACTCCTGTAGATGACAAAGGCTATGGTGATGCTGTGCAAAAGGCTGAAGCAATGGCGTTTCGCCGTGCGTGTGCAAGATTTGGATTAGGGCTTCATCTTTATCACGAGGATGTTTTGTAA
- the LOC104701797 gene encoding glycerophosphodiester phosphodiesterase GDPD4 isoform X1 codes for MAIFGWRQRRRPLDGGVTRRRRFLRPLYSRKFKRMFLFAVVFLAIVPPLFFHFKLRRIRQIVEQKCDWLHHPPLVCAHGGDSTLAFPNTMDAYSLAIRSRVDCIEVDVSRSSDGVLFALHNRDLQRIARNSSVQVGDLSMKQIRELDVSEIVKGTSGNRRIPTLEDALALISTSVRQVILDAKVGPPMYEKGLAQDILSVIESAQCKNCIVWAKSDTLARDIIKQAPDTTVGYIVMVDHSTGVRSNLLRMKGARVVGVYHPLIDEELVRVVRRRNKDVYAWTVDDADSMKRMLHLSVNALVTSDPSMFQGLMEDLRTECLEEGFSIRT; via the exons ATGGCGATCTTCGGATGGCGACAGAGAAGGCGGCCACTCGACGGAGGAGTAACTCGCCGCCGTCGTTTCTTAAGGCCATTGTATTCGCGAAAATTTAAGAGAATGTTTCTCTTCGCTGTGGTCTTCTTAGCTATAGtccctcctctcttcttccattTCAAGCTCCGACGAATTCGTCAGATTGTCGAGCAAAAGTGCGATTGGCTTCACCATCCTCCACTTGTCTGTGCTCACGGCGGCGATTCCACACTCGCTTTCCCAAACACG ATGGATGCTTACAGTTTAGCTATACGTTCTCGAGTTGATTGCATCGAAGTCGATGTATCTCGTTCCTCCGATGGTGTTTTGTTCGCTCTCCACAACAG GGATCTGCAGCGTATTGCTCGTAACTCTTCTGTTCAAGTGGGAGATCTGAGTATGAAACAG ATCAGGGAACTCGATGTCTCGGAGATTGTTAAAGGAACATCGGGAAATCGTAGGATTCCTACCCTTGAAGATGCTTTAGCG TTGATATCAACTTCAGTTCGGCAAGTGATTCTTGATGCCAAAGTTGGACCGCCAATGTATGAAAAGGGGCTGGCACAAGACATTCTTTCTGTT ATTGAGAGCGCACAGTGCAAGAATTGCATCGTATGGGCCAAAAGTGACACTTTGGCTAGGGACATAATCAAGCAAGCACCAGATACTACA GTGGGATACATTGTGATGGTGGATCATTCAACTGGGGTGAGAAGCAACCTGCTAAGAATGAAGGGTGCTAGGGTTGTGGGAGTCTATCATCCCTTGATCGATGAAGAATTAGTCAGAGTCGTGCGTCG GAGAAACAAAGATGTTTATGCGTGGACTGTGGATGATGCTGATTCTATGAAAAGGATGCTTCACTTAAGTGTGAATGCTCTTGTTACGAGCGATCCATCTATGTTTCAGGGTCTCATGGAAGACCTTAGAACTGAGTGTCTTGAAGAAGGCTTTTCAATACGgacatga
- the LOC104701797 gene encoding glycerophosphodiester phosphodiesterase GDPD4 isoform X2 has protein sequence MYLVPPMVFCSLSTTVRDLQRIARNSSVQVGDLSMKQIRELDVSEIVKGTSGNRRIPTLEDALALISTSVRQVILDAKVGPPMYEKGLAQDILSVIESAQCKNCIVWAKSDTLARDIIKQAPDTTVGYIVMVDHSTGVRSNLLRMKGARVVGVYHPLIDEELVRVVRRRNKDVYAWTVDDADSMKRMLHLSVNALVTSDPSMFQGLMEDLRTECLEEGFSIRT, from the exons ATGTATCTCGTTCCTCCGATGGTGTTTTGTTCGCTCTCCACAACAG TCAGGGATCTGCAGCGTATTGCTCGTAACTCTTCTGTTCAAGTGGGAGATCTGAGTATGAAACAG ATCAGGGAACTCGATGTCTCGGAGATTGTTAAAGGAACATCGGGAAATCGTAGGATTCCTACCCTTGAAGATGCTTTAGCG TTGATATCAACTTCAGTTCGGCAAGTGATTCTTGATGCCAAAGTTGGACCGCCAATGTATGAAAAGGGGCTGGCACAAGACATTCTTTCTGTT ATTGAGAGCGCACAGTGCAAGAATTGCATCGTATGGGCCAAAAGTGACACTTTGGCTAGGGACATAATCAAGCAAGCACCAGATACTACA GTGGGATACATTGTGATGGTGGATCATTCAACTGGGGTGAGAAGCAACCTGCTAAGAATGAAGGGTGCTAGGGTTGTGGGAGTCTATCATCCCTTGATCGATGAAGAATTAGTCAGAGTCGTGCGTCG GAGAAACAAAGATGTTTATGCGTGGACTGTGGATGATGCTGATTCTATGAAAAGGATGCTTCACTTAAGTGTGAATGCTCTTGTTACGAGCGATCCATCTATGTTTCAGGGTCTCATGGAAGACCTTAGAACTGAGTGTCTTGAAGAAGGCTTTTCAATACGgacatga
- the LOC104701798 gene encoding eukaryotic translation initiation factor 2D-like: MFKKAVEAKSHQRLSGADRKKLRRTVRNRLPLLTDELLDAILPPKVEITLSKFQNRVHVYSIEGGCPMFFDIDGRGTEIFPTVFALWEAPEMLPSFMLKGGEVSRYVLGGADLMFPGIWIPSQGFPSFSAGEIWAVQVPGNPAPIAVGCTTMSSEEALKAGLRGKALRITHYYRDFLWESAEGHYVPNAGFMENVVMEDPSYLASGSVEEISDSSAGPQTSTETEDESGDVNNIVPSTSVTDAKNDTEEHLVGSMNELNLTDDVSSANEANADKQNILSPEEVDALLDQCLLQALHTTLKEKDLPIPGSTLWANHVLPCRPSGLTLDIKKSSHKKLSKWLQSKASTGMISVKEDKHKKEIVLISVNRSHPDYKSFKPEKKKAEVSESPGERSTAQPQSEKMLEIIEVYKPSIHNSAIFASVGEDKGNLYTVSEATDVVFRYIEKENLVKPTNKSMVVLDAILCDSLFKGAIKKGSAYPSEIHKKDVGSTFVGRMQLHHVVMRGGGEPVVRKGAIKPVQIMTERRQGNKKVTKVTGMETFLIEPDLFGSELQKKFACSTSVGELPGKKGYEVLIQGGVIDNLARYMVEHYGVPKRFIEVLDKTRK; this comes from the exons ATGTTCAAGAAGGCCGTGGAGGCAAAGTCTCACCAGCGTCTCTCCGGCGCTGACCGGAAAAAACTCCGCCGCACTGTACGAAATAGGCTTCCCCTTCTAACCGATGAACTCCTCGACGCAATCCTTCCTCCCAAg GTCGAGATAACTCTTTCCAAGTTTCAGAATCGAGTCCATGTGTATAGTATCGAAGGTGGATGTCCCATGTTTTTTGATATCGATGGAAGAGGAACTGAGATATTCCCAACAG TTTTTGCTCTCTGGGAGGCTCCGGAAATGTTACCTTCCTTTATGTTGAAAGGAGGTGAGGTTTCACGGTATGTTTTAGGCGGTGCAGATTTGATGTTCCCAGGTATATGGATCCCTTCCCAAGGCTTTCCTTCTTTCTCTGCTGGAGAAATATGGGCTGTCCAGGTTCCTGGGAATCCCGCACCTATTGCG gtTGGGTGTACCACAATGAGTAGTGAAGAAGCTCTTAAAGCAGGTTTGCGTGGGAAGGCTTTACGGATTACTCATTATTACCGTGACTTCCTTTG GGAATCAGCTGAGGGGCACTATGTTCCAAATGCTGGTTTTATGGAGAATGTTGTCATGGAGGATCCATCGTACCTTGCTTCTGGTTCAGTTGAAGAAATCTCAGACTCTTCAGCTGGTCCTCAGACAAGCACAGAGACTGAAGATGAATCTGGTGATGTTAACAATATTGTGCCTTCAACCTCTGTTACGGATGCTAAGAATGATACTGAAGAACATTTGGTTGGGAGCATGAATGAGCTGAACTTGACAGATGACGTTTCTTCTGCTAATGAAGCAAATGCCGACAAGCAGAATATTCTCTCCCCTGAGGAGGTAGATGCCCTTCTTGACCAATGCCTTTTGCAAGCATTGCATACAACTCTAAAGGAGAAGGACCTTCCCATCCCAGGAAGTACGCTATG GGCAAATCATGTATTACCTTGTAGGCCATCTGGTCTCACACTTGACATTAAGAAGTCTTCCCATAAAAAGCTGTCAAAGTGGCTGCAGTCTAAAGCGTCTACTGGAATG ATATCTGTTAAAGAAGACAAGCATAAGAAGGAGATTGTATTAATATCAGTCAACCGCAGCCACCCGGATTACAAATCCTTCAagccagagaagaagaaagctgaagTCTCTGAGTCTCCTGGAGAGCGCTCCACAGCGCAACCTCAGTCAGAGAAAATGCTTGAAATCATAGAGGTCTATAAACCTAGCATACACAACAGTGCAATATTTGCATCAGTTGGGGAAGACAAAGGAAATCTATACACAGTTTCCGAAGCAACTGATGTTGTGTTCAGATACATCGAGAAGGAAAATCTGGTAAAGCCAACAAACAAGTCAATGGTGGTGTTGGATGCGATACTATGTGATTCACTGTTCAAAGGAGCTATCAAAAAGGGATCGGCATATCCGTCAGAGATTCACAAAAAGGATGTTGGGTCGACGTTTGTAGGTAGAATGCAGCTTCATCACGTAGTGATGAGAGGAGGCGGTGAACCTGTGGTTCGTAAAGGAGCTATAAAACCGGTTCAGATAATGACAGAACGAAGACAAGGTAACAAAAAAGTGACCAAGGTCACAGGGATGGAGACGTTCTTGATAGAACCAGACTTGTTTGGATCAGAACTGCAGAAGAAGTTTGCTTGCAGTACTTCAGTTGGAGAACTTCCAG GTAAGAAAGGGTACGAGGTTCTGATTCAAGGAGGTGTGATTGATAATCTTGCGAGATATATGGTGGAACACTATGGAGTTCCAAAGAGATTCATTGAAGTTCTTGATAAGACTAGGaagtga
- the LOC104701799 gene encoding putative F-box protein At1g71320 encodes MEDNNYNNPKTIIISEDIVEEIFYHLPIKSLVRFKVLSKKWRSMIESTYFSHKRLVRTGLPTPNVKLLVVSQQLSAKFDKQDSDSTTLCFDTFSRYDDHNNGKYCPSSSSYYTFPDDLIDKSQKKTIQVLGSCDGLVLIRIYDNFRYIYLINPTTKEHTKLSPAFLQWPFNLNFIYSTMVDGPWRELSQSVIHYEGELVNIMPFLAGFGKDIVTKSYKVVLIYSRSRDYDSGCFKANVISFDSGKQSDTGFYSIKSSFSKEQSSVYANGSLFWLTIQYIDGTFEMLLLAIDLHTEKFRWIMLPKCYTNYTMPTSIEMWNLNDRLCISDVLKGSNLGVWSLQQEYPPEEKWEIIYSISFISTSQLHEKYWMLGLAAAYFGSVRKNRYQVSLARQRTIFFSPTLISPASLML; translated from the coding sequence atggaagataacAACTATAATAATCCTAAGACAATTATTATCTCAGAGGATATAGTTGAAGAGATCTTTTACCATCTTCCAATAAAATCACTCGTTAGATTCAAAGTCTTGTCGAAAAAATGGAGATCGATGATTGAATCAACCTATTTTTCCCACAAGCGACTCGTTCGTACAGGATTACCAACCCCTAATGTGAAACTTCTAGTTGTTAGCCAACAATTGTCAGCCAAGTTTGATAAACaagattcagactcaacaactTTGTGTTTCGATACTTTTTCTAGATATGATGATCACAACAATGGAAAAtattgtccttcttcttctagttaCTACACTTTTCCTGATGATCTAATCGACaaatcacaaaagaaaactaTTCAAGTCTTGGGGTCTTGTGACGGATTGGTCTTGATTCGTATCTACGACAATTTTAGGTACATTTACTTGATCAATCCAACGACTAAAGAACACACGAAACTTTCTCCGGCGTTTTTGCAATGGCCATTTAATCTTAACTTCATATATAGTACAATGGTCGATGgaccatggagagaactttcTCAATCAGTCATACATTATGAAGGTGAATTAGTGAACATAATGCCGTTTCTTGCTGGATTTGGCAAAGATATTGTTACAAAATCTTATAAGGTGGTTTTGATTTATTCAAGATCTAGAGATTATGATTCTGGTTGTTTCAAGGCCAATGTCATATCCTTTGATAGCGGTAAGCAAAGCGACACAGGCTTTTATAGTATAAAGAGTAGTTTCAGCAAAGAGCAATCATCAGTCTACGCAAACGGATCCCTCTTTTGGTTGACAATACAATATATAGACGGAACATTTGAAATGCTACTACTAGCTATCGATCTTCATACCGAAAAATTTCGATGGATAATGTTACCAAAGTGTTACACCAATTATACTATGCCTACTAGTATAGAAATGTGGAATCTCAATGATCGTTTGTGCATATCGGATGTGCTAAAGGGTTCAAATTTGGGCGTTTGGAGTTTACAACAAGAATATCCTCCTGAGGAGAAATGGGAGATAATATATTCTATTAGTTTTATAAGTACCAGCCAGTTACATGAAAAGTATTGGATGCTTGGTCTAGCGGCTGCCTATTTTGGAAGTGTTAGAAAGAATCGATATCAAGTTTCTTTGGctagacaaagaacaatttTCTTTTCACCAACACTGATTTCTCCTGCAAGTTTGATGCTTTGA
- the LOC104701800 gene encoding putative F-box protein At1g70960, whose protein sequence is MDSSSFDFESLPEDLQMQILSRLPLKSLVTCICVSKKWASLIRTKAFRDPYLHQSMTRPRVLFVAHDVRTHQNKDEALFHSVYQEEEPLLSSGQQQIRANEAEAPLDEVSQPIRGLICLRGGTNVVICNPGAKKFRRLPQIPQIQRPNGASITIRCFFGYDESTDVFKVLCITQLGDGKRTKEFHVYTVTGGSVEEDSPWRRITCNHDHSPVTQGLFKGGFLYYGAQSNISDKSLVMSFNVSSEDFTVIELPEDIVQLDHRWKLVNYYKDIALVNDSDFKTGIVDIYDDGIGCFVLWVRKEISGDWGIENIEIPQWLETVEHHMFVFNGTIGKTKLVFAPYCSLEGQIFVVYCHKDTKNLRRFEIEGMVDGYYNVRTFLNHVDSTWLI, encoded by the coding sequence atggACAGTTCAAGTTTCGATTTCGAATCACTTCCTGAAGATCTACAAATGCAGATTCTTTCACGGTTGCCTCTGAAATCATTGGTGACATGCATCTGCGTCTCGAAGAAATGGGCATCTTTAATCCGCACAAAAGCATTCAGAGATCCCTACTTGCACCAGTCAATGACAAGGCCTCGAGTGTTGTTCGTCGCCCATGATGTAAGAACTCATCAAAACAAAGACGAAGCCTTGTTTCACTCTGTTTACCAAGAGGAGGAACCATTGTTGTCGTCTGGTCAACAACAGATACGTGCCAACGAAGCAGAGGCACCACTTGATGAAGTTTCTCAACCCATCCGAGGTTTGATCTGTCTTCGAGGTGGTACTAATGTTGTGATTTGCAACCCAGGTGCGAAAAAGTTTCGGCGTTTACCTCAGATACCTCAGATCCAAAGGCCTAACGGAGCATCCATAACCATAAGATGTTTTTTCGGATACGATGAATCTACAGATGTATTCAAGGTGTTATGTATTACACAGCTCGGAGATGGTAAGCGAACTAAGGAGTTTCATGTATACACGGTGACGGGGGGATCGGTTGAAGAAGACTCTCCTTGGAGACGGATCACATGTAACCATGATCATTCACCAGTTACTCAAGGACTATTCAAAGGAGGTTTCTTGTACTATGGAGCTCAGTCCAATATAAGTGACAAATCTCTGGTCATGAGCTTCAACGTGAGTTCTGAAGATTTTACAGTCATTGAATTGCCTGAGGATATAGTCCAACTTGATCATCGTTGGAAACTGGTGAACTACTATAAGGATATTGCGTTAGTGAACGACTCTGATTTTAAAACTGGAATTGTCGATATATACGACGATGGCATTGGATGTTTTGTATTGTGGGTTAGGAAGGAGATATCAGGAGACTGGGGGATAGAGAACATTGAGATTCCTCAATGGCTAGAAACTGTTGAACATCACATGTTTGTTTTCAATGGTACTATTGGAAAAACCAAACTTGTTTTCGCACCATACTGTTCGTTAGAGGGACAAATCTTTGTGGTGTATTGTcataaagacacaaaaaacctcAGAAGATTTGAGATTGAAGGAATGGTTGATGGATACTATAATGTTCGAACCTTCTTGAATCATGTTGATAGTACTTGGCTTATATGA